One Succinispira mobilis DSM 6222 genomic window carries:
- the thrS gene encoding threonine--tRNA ligase — protein sequence MAMITITFPNEATREYPKGVKLSEIAASIAPRLAKTALVGIVNGEKLDMTREVHEDARIAFLLGTDDEGLHVLRHSTAHLLAHAIKRLYPEAKFGIGPAIANGFYYDIDCPEVFTPESLQKLEKEMQKIVSEDIPLERIEVSREEALKMFTEAGEIYKVEIINELPADSIITIYREGEFIDLCMGPHVPSTSKIKAFKLQSVAGAYWRGSEKNKMLQRIYGLAFNSKPELEAHVKMLEEAAKRDHRKLGKELELFTLEEEGPGFPFFHPNGMAIRNELENFWRQLHFKFKYQEIKTPVILSRHLWEQSGHWDHYRNNMYFTQIDGEDYAVKPMNCPGSILVYKAKPHSYKEFPMRTCELGLVHRHELSGALHGLMRVRSFTQDDAHIFMLTEQIKDEIQGVIHLFDTVYSVFGLKYHAELSTKPEKAMGNDEVWEVATNALKDALEDYGMPYKINPGDGAFYGPKIDFHLTDSIGRTWQCGTIQLDMLLPEKFDLNYVGEDGQKHRPVMIHRVVYGSIERFIGILIEHYAGAFPVWLAPIQVRILPITTKHVEFAQTFNEKLFELGVRTYVDDRNEKIGYKIREAQVQKTPYTLVIGDKEIETNSVAVRKRGEGDLGSQGIDNFIEMLMAEIKEKK from the coding sequence ATGGCTATGATTACAATTACTTTCCCGAATGAAGCAACTAGAGAATATCCAAAAGGTGTAAAGCTGTCTGAAATTGCGGCGTCTATTGCACCTAGATTGGCAAAAACAGCTTTAGTAGGTATTGTTAATGGGGAAAAATTAGATATGACGCGTGAAGTTCACGAAGATGCACGAATTGCATTTTTATTAGGGACAGATGATGAAGGATTGCATGTATTGCGGCATAGCACAGCGCATTTATTGGCTCATGCGATAAAACGCTTATATCCAGAAGCGAAGTTTGGGATAGGACCAGCGATTGCTAATGGATTTTATTATGATATCGATTGCCCAGAAGTGTTTACTCCAGAGAGTTTGCAAAAACTCGAAAAGGAAATGCAAAAAATAGTTAGTGAAGATATTCCCTTAGAGAGAATTGAAGTTAGTCGTGAAGAAGCTTTAAAAATGTTTACAGAAGCTGGGGAAATTTACAAAGTTGAAATAATCAATGAATTACCAGCAGATTCAATTATTACAATTTATCGTGAAGGCGAATTTATAGACCTGTGCATGGGACCACATGTTCCTAGTACAAGTAAAATAAAAGCATTTAAGCTACAAAGTGTTGCTGGAGCATACTGGCGTGGTAGTGAAAAAAATAAAATGTTGCAAAGAATTTATGGTTTAGCATTTAACAGCAAGCCTGAATTAGAAGCCCATGTAAAAATGTTAGAAGAGGCAGCTAAACGAGATCATCGCAAATTAGGTAAAGAGCTAGAACTATTTACCTTAGAAGAAGAAGGCCCAGGATTTCCATTTTTCCATCCAAACGGGATGGCAATAAGAAATGAATTAGAGAATTTTTGGCGTCAACTGCATTTTAAATTTAAATATCAAGAAATTAAAACTCCGGTTATTTTATCAAGACATCTTTGGGAACAATCTGGACATTGGGATCATTATCGTAATAATATGTATTTTACTCAAATAGACGGGGAAGACTATGCTGTAAAACCAATGAATTGTCCGGGCAGTATTTTAGTCTATAAAGCGAAACCACATAGCTATAAAGAATTTCCAATGCGTACTTGTGAATTGGGCTTAGTACACAGACATGAACTGTCTGGCGCGCTACATGGTTTGATGCGTGTTCGCTCCTTTACACAAGATGATGCTCATATTTTTATGCTTACTGAGCAAATAAAAGACGAAATACAAGGTGTAATTCATCTATTTGATACTGTTTACAGCGTTTTTGGTTTGAAATATCACGCGGAATTAAGCACTAAGCCTGAAAAAGCTATGGGCAATGATGAAGTTTGGGAAGTTGCCACTAATGCATTAAAAGATGCTTTAGAAGATTATGGAATGCCATATAAAATTAACCCTGGAGATGGAGCTTTTTATGGACCTAAAATCGACTTTCACCTAACAGATTCTATTGGTCGAACTTGGCAATGTGGTACAATACAATTAGATATGTTGTTACCAGAAAAATTTGATTTGAATTATGTTGGTGAAGATGGACAAAAACATCGTCCAGTAATGATTCATCGCGTGGTTTATGGTAGCATTGAAAGATTTATTGGGATACTAATCGAACATTATGCTGGAGCTTTTCCAGTATGGTTGGCGCCTATTCAAGTTCGTATTTTGCCGATTACAACAAAACATGTCGAATTTGCACAAACATTTAATGAAAAACTTTTTGAATTAGGTGTAAGAACTTATGTTGATGATCGTAATGAAAAAATTGGCTATAAAATTCGTGAAGCACAAGTTCAAAAAACCCCTTATACGCTTGTTATTGGTGATAAAGAAATAGAAACTAATTCTGTTGCAGTTCGGAAACGTGGCGAAGGAGATTTAGGAAGTCAAGGGATTGATAATTTTATTGAAATGTTGATGGCAGAAATTAAGGAGAAAAAGTAA
- a CDS encoding tetratricopeptide repeat protein: MNIATIQQQAEQGDSTAQFCLGLMYEKGKLVAEDKKQALKWFERAAKQNNALAQYCLAEIYESELDLKNRAELISYWYTKAAVQDVVEAQVQLGCMYADGVLVNQDFEQAAYWFAMAAKNGSSYGQSSLGHIYALGRGLEQDFTQAKYWYEQAAAQGDIDAIASLGFMYDCGAGVERDYQLAYAYYRQAALAGNPDAQFHLAYMFEHGKGVSEDLQEAQYWYEKAAVQGKSLAQITLANIYISSEDQELQNKAIYWYRQAAEQGQVEAQLILANLYASGQYVVADQEQAKNWYEQAAAQGNGLAQYSLGEIYRSEGKYEEAANYYQLAVEQNHSAAMYSLARILEETNTGEKSINRILQLYERAGKNGNVLAISRLGRIFEQGKLVKANFSRALAYYEQAAEMGLAEVQYHLANIYEQGRKVKSDYKKALKLYLAAAEQNYAPAQFALCLIYASGRGVKKDIQQAMYFLVNSAQNSYPIAQFRLAELYEEGSILLQDYEKALFWYLEAAKQGFVDAEFQIGLLYENGKGVQQDYKAAAYWYKRAAMQNNVYAQAKLGHMYEVGLGLEKNINQAMFWYNQVERQGQIR; the protein is encoded by the coding sequence ATGAATATTGCCACAATACAACAACAAGCGGAACAAGGTGATAGTACAGCCCAATTTTGTCTAGGCTTAATGTATGAAAAAGGGAAATTAGTAGCTGAAGATAAAAAGCAAGCATTGAAATGGTTTGAGCGAGCAGCTAAACAAAATAATGCTTTGGCTCAATATTGCTTAGCAGAAATATATGAATCAGAGTTAGATTTAAAAAATAGAGCGGAATTAATTTCATATTGGTACACAAAAGCAGCTGTTCAAGATGTTGTTGAAGCTCAGGTGCAATTAGGTTGTATGTATGCTGATGGAGTTTTAGTAAATCAAGATTTTGAACAGGCCGCTTACTGGTTTGCTATGGCAGCTAAGAATGGGAGTTCTTATGGACAAAGTAGCCTTGGACACATTTATGCTTTAGGTCGCGGCTTGGAGCAAGATTTTACACAAGCTAAATACTGGTATGAGCAAGCTGCTGCTCAGGGAGATATAGATGCGATAGCTAGTTTGGGATTTATGTACGACTGTGGTGCAGGGGTTGAACGTGATTATCAGCTTGCTTATGCATATTATCGTCAAGCTGCTTTGGCTGGCAATCCAGATGCCCAATTTCATTTGGCGTATATGTTTGAGCATGGTAAGGGCGTAAGTGAAGACTTACAAGAAGCACAATATTGGTATGAAAAGGCAGCTGTTCAAGGCAAAAGCTTAGCGCAAATAACATTAGCCAATATATACATAAGCTCTGAGGATCAAGAACTACAGAATAAAGCAATTTATTGGTATAGACAAGCTGCAGAACAAGGCCAAGTTGAAGCACAATTAATTTTAGCTAATTTATATGCCAGTGGACAATATGTAGTTGCCGATCAAGAACAAGCCAAAAATTGGTATGAACAGGCTGCTGCTCAAGGAAATGGCCTAGCTCAGTACAGTTTGGGGGAAATTTACCGGAGTGAGGGAAAATATGAGGAGGCAGCTAATTACTATCAACTAGCAGTTGAGCAGAATCATTCTGCGGCAATGTATAGTTTAGCTAGAATTTTAGAAGAAACTAACACTGGTGAAAAAAGTATAAATCGTATTTTGCAGTTATATGAGCGTGCAGGTAAAAATGGTAACGTTTTAGCGATTTCTCGTTTAGGCAGAATATTTGAGCAAGGCAAATTGGTTAAGGCGAATTTTTCTCGAGCTTTAGCTTACTATGAGCAAGCTGCAGAAATGGGTTTAGCAGAGGTTCAATATCATTTGGCCAATATTTATGAACAAGGTAGAAAAGTGAAGTCTGACTATAAAAAAGCATTGAAATTGTATTTAGCTGCTGCAGAACAAAACTATGCTCCGGCTCAATTTGCATTATGCTTAATATATGCTTCTGGTAGAGGTGTAAAAAAAGATATACAACAAGCTATGTATTTTCTAGTTAATTCCGCACAAAATTCTTATCCGATTGCTCAATTTAGATTGGCAGAATTGTATGAAGAAGGTAGCATTTTACTACAAGACTATGAAAAAGCTTTATTTTGGTATTTAGAAGCGGCTAAACAAGGTTTTGTGGATGCAGAATTTCAAATTGGATTATTGTATGAAAATGGTAAAGGGGTTCAACAAGATTACAAAGCCGCGGCATATTGGTATAAACGTGCGGCTATGCAAAACAATGTATATGCACAAGCGAAATTAGGTCATATGTATGAGGTTGGGTTAGGATTAGAAAAAAATATTAATCAGGCTATGTTTTGGTATAATCAAGTTGAAAGACAAGGTCAAATTAGATAA
- a CDS encoding coenzyme F420-0:L-glutamate ligase, with protein MSRKIGTVVRGVRAPILKEGDNIVAIVVDSLLAAQKEAGFEFADRDVVGITESIVARTQGNYVSLQDIATEINEKFMGDSLVVLFPILSRNRFSSLLKAIALTGKKIYLILNYPADEVGNHLMDIELMDQANINPYNQVLTEADYRKIFGEVVKHPFTGIDYVAYYKSLAKENQIEVILANDSRVALNYSDNILVANIHERQRTKKILARTGAKCVFSLDEICSTKRDKAGYNLEVGLLGSNKASEDKIKLFPRDCQPIVEEIQREMFLKTGKLLEIMVYGDGAFKDPIGKIWELADPVVSPAFTQGLAGTPNEIKIKYIADTELNHLNNAELEQAMRQKINEKAQDLTAQEASLGTTPRQLTDLLGSLCDLTSGSGDKGTPIIYIQGYFDNYASK; from the coding sequence ATGAGCAGAAAAATTGGAACAGTAGTTAGAGGCGTGCGCGCACCTATTTTAAAAGAAGGCGATAATATTGTTGCGATCGTAGTAGACTCGCTGTTAGCAGCACAAAAAGAAGCGGGCTTTGAATTTGCTGATCGCGATGTGGTCGGGATAACTGAGTCAATTGTGGCTAGAACGCAAGGGAACTATGTTTCTTTGCAAGATATTGCCACAGAGATAAATGAAAAATTTATGGGCGATAGTTTAGTAGTTTTATTTCCGATTTTAAGTCGTAATAGATTTTCTTCCTTGTTGAAAGCAATTGCTTTGACCGGTAAAAAAATATATTTGATTTTGAACTATCCAGCCGATGAAGTGGGCAATCACTTAATGGATATTGAATTAATGGATCAAGCAAATATTAACCCCTATAATCAGGTTTTAACAGAAGCTGATTATCGCAAGATATTTGGTGAAGTTGTGAAGCACCCTTTTACGGGAATTGATTATGTAGCTTACTATAAAAGTTTAGCTAAAGAAAATCAAATTGAAGTTATTTTAGCTAATGATTCTCGTGTGGCTCTCAACTATTCGGATAATATTTTAGTTGCTAATATTCATGAACGGCAACGCACCAAAAAAATTCTGGCTAGAACTGGCGCGAAATGTGTGTTTTCACTAGATGAAATTTGTTCTACAAAACGGGATAAGGCAGGATATAATCTAGAGGTAGGTTTACTTGGTTCTAATAAAGCTAGTGAAGATAAAATTAAATTATTTCCACGAGACTGTCAACCGATTGTTGAGGAAATCCAACGCGAAATGTTTTTAAAAACTGGTAAATTATTAGAAATAATGGTTTATGGTGATGGGGCGTTTAAAGATCCAATTGGGAAAATCTGGGAATTGGCTGATCCCGTTGTTTCACCAGCTTTCACACAGGGTTTAGCGGGAACGCCCAATGAGATAAAAATCAAATATATAGCAGATACAGAATTAAATCATTTAAATAATGCAGAGCTAGAACAAGCGATGCGTCAAAAAATAAATGAAAAAGCTCAAGATTTAACAGCTCAAGAAGCTTCATTAGGAACCACGCCGCGCCAATTAACTGACCTATTGGGAAGTTTATGCGATTTAACTAGTGGCAGTGGTGACAAGGGAACACCGATTATTTATATTCAAGGTTATTTTGATAATTACGCGTCAAAATAG
- a CDS encoding Zn-dependent hydrolase, translating to MCEVSVILEKLKNFGGTEAGTTRLSYSPEFLQARDFLAAYMQACGMNTEIDLMGNLIGSYLGTKPELPVVLTGSHLDTVPNGGNYDGALGIAMPLACIKKWATEKFRPERTVKVIAMVEEEGTLFNIGCMSSRTLIGEFQNLSEANIMDSEGRSFESYLQGAGLAGRVFKEAVWDMSVVKCFIETHIEQGEELISQGLSVGLVETIVGIDRREIVLQGQANHAGTTKMQGRRDALLGAAEVISKVNLLAKASAGEFVATVGKLDIFPNAVNVIAGQVKVHIETRAASQIILEQAYQEIIKILDAVSASCDLTYKIVAEHKIAPIELSPEITAVFQDVCEKQEISFRRLPSWAGHDAKVLAEKVPTGLLFLPSVAGISHSPLEFTREIDIAKGLTVLEQTLKNLSKI from the coding sequence ATGTGTGAAGTTAGTGTTATTTTGGAAAAATTAAAGAATTTCGGAGGTACAGAAGCCGGGACTACACGTTTAAGTTATTCGCCAGAATTTTTGCAAGCACGCGATTTTTTGGCAGCATATATGCAAGCTTGTGGCATGAATACGGAAATTGATTTAATGGGGAACTTAATTGGCTCTTACTTAGGTACTAAACCAGAATTACCAGTTGTTTTAACCGGATCGCATTTAGATACTGTGCCTAACGGGGGCAATTACGATGGAGCTTTAGGCATAGCTATGCCTTTGGCTTGTATAAAAAAATGGGCAACAGAAAAATTTCGGCCCGAAAGAACAGTTAAAGTTATAGCTATGGTAGAAGAAGAAGGTACATTATTTAATATAGGCTGTATGAGCAGTCGAACTTTAATTGGTGAATTTCAAAACCTTTCCGAAGCAAACATTATGGACTCGGAAGGGAGAAGCTTTGAAAGTTATTTGCAGGGTGCAGGACTTGCAGGGCGGGTATTTAAAGAGGCTGTTTGGGATATGAGTGTAGTGAAGTGCTTTATTGAGACGCATATTGAGCAAGGTGAAGAGCTTATTAGCCAAGGGTTGAGTGTTGGTCTAGTAGAAACAATTGTAGGCATTGATAGACGGGAGATAGTTTTGCAGGGGCAGGCTAATCACGCAGGCACAACAAAAATGCAAGGGCGGCGTGATGCCTTATTAGGCGCGGCAGAAGTGATAAGTAAAGTGAATTTATTGGCAAAGGCCAGTGCTGGTGAATTTGTGGCAACAGTTGGTAAATTAGATATTTTCCCCAATGCAGTAAATGTGATAGCTGGACAAGTTAAGGTGCACATAGAAACTCGGGCGGCGAGTCAGATAATTTTAGAGCAGGCCTATCAAGAAATTATAAAAATTTTAGATGCGGTAAGTGCTAGTTGTGACTTGACCTATAAAATAGTAGCGGAACATAAAATTGCTCCGATAGAATTGTCCCCAGAAATTACTGCTGTTTTTCAAGATGTATGTGAAAAACAAGAAATCTCTTTTAGGCGTTTGCCAAGTTGGGCTGGGCATGATGCGAAAGTATTAGCAGAAAAAGTGCCTACTGGCTTGTTATTTTTACCTAGTGTGGCAGGAATTAGTCATTCACCTCTAGAGTTTACGCGGGAAATTGATATAGCAAAAGGACTGACTGTTTTAGAGCAGACTTTAAAAAATCTAAGTAAAATATAA
- a CDS encoding LL-diaminopimelate aminotransferase, whose amino-acid sequence MAYINANYLNLKDSYLFSEINRKVREEAAKNPEKKIIRMGIGDVTLPLVPEVVSAMHKAVDEMASAETFRGYGPEQGYEFLREDISKYYAAFGVEVAPGEIFISDGTKSDIANITDIFSDDNTIIVPDPVYPVYVDTNIMCGRKIVYVAGTAENNFLPMPSADLKGDIIYLCSPNNPTGAVYSKEQLEIWVEFALANQAIILFDAAYEAYIHDASLPRSIYQIAGARKCAIEFCSLSKTAGFTGTRCGYTIVPEELVMQEVSLNKLWNRRQSTKFNGTAYVIQKAAQAIYTPEGQKQVHEQVEYYMQNARIIADTLKEKGISFVGGDNSPYIWLKCPNGMKSWEFFDHLLVNLGIVGTPGAGFGENGEGYFRLTAFGNRENTIEAMQRIKDLL is encoded by the coding sequence ATGGCTTATATTAATGCTAATTACTTAAATTTGAAAGATAGTTATTTGTTTTCAGAAATCAATCGTAAAGTTCGCGAAGAAGCTGCTAAAAATCCCGAAAAGAAGATAATTCGCATGGGTATTGGCGATGTTACTTTACCATTAGTGCCAGAGGTTGTTAGTGCTATGCACAAGGCCGTGGACGAGATGGCTAGTGCTGAAACTTTTCGTGGTTACGGACCAGAACAAGGTTATGAATTTTTAAGAGAAGATATTAGTAAATACTATGCTGCTTTTGGGGTTGAGGTTGCACCAGGAGAAATTTTTATCAGTGATGGGACGAAAAGTGATATTGCCAATATTACTGATATTTTTTCAGATGATAATACAATTATTGTTCCAGATCCAGTGTATCCAGTTTACGTAGATACTAATATTATGTGTGGTCGCAAAATAGTATATGTTGCGGGTACGGCAGAAAACAACTTTTTGCCAATGCCTAGTGCGGATTTAAAGGGTGATATTATTTATCTTTGTTCGCCTAACAATCCTACAGGAGCTGTTTACAGCAAAGAACAATTAGAAATTTGGGTGGAATTTGCTTTAGCAAATCAAGCGATAATTTTGTTTGATGCGGCTTATGAAGCTTATATTCATGATGCGAGCTTGCCGAGAAGTATTTATCAAATAGCAGGTGCGAGAAAATGTGCGATTGAATTTTGCTCACTTTCTAAAACGGCAGGTTTTACAGGTACTAGATGTGGTTATACAATTGTGCCGGAAGAATTAGTAATGCAAGAGGTATCTTTAAATAAACTTTGGAATCGTCGTCAATCAACTAAGTTTAATGGTACTGCTTATGTAATTCAAAAAGCAGCGCAAGCTATATATACGCCAGAAGGTCAAAAACAAGTACATGAACAAGTTGAGTATTATATGCAAAATGCTAGAATAATTGCAGATACTTTGAAAGAAAAAGGGATTAGTTTTGTAGGTGGAGATAATTCACCTTACATTTGGTTGAAATGTCCAAATGGAATGAAATCTTGGGAATTCTTTGATCATTTACTAGTTAATCTAGGTATTGTGGGTACTCCAGGAGCTGGTTTTGGGGAAAATGGTGAAGGTTATTTCCGCTTAACTGCCTTTGGTAATAGAGAAAATACAATAGAAGCTATGCAAAGAATAAAAGATTTATTATAA
- the dapF gene encoding diaminopimelate epimerase produces MKFSKMHGTGNDYVYVNGFEEQIENPHEVAIKVSDRHFGIGADGLIIIMPSEVADFRMRMFNADGSEGKMCGNGTRCIGKYVYDNKLTDKKVVTLETLGGIKTLQLQVEADKVVSALVDMGEAILSSSLIPVASALPEFINQPLLIANTEYKVTCVSMGNPHAIVYVADVDAIEIEKVGPLFENNALFPERINTEFVRVIDATNIQMRVWERGSGETLACGTGACASVVASVLNGFCAYDTPVRVHLRGGILEITYKKDGRVLMQGPATHVFDGEISL; encoded by the coding sequence TTGAAATTTTCCAAAATGCACGGCACTGGCAATGATTATGTATATGTAAATGGATTTGAAGAGCAAATAGAAAATCCCCATGAGGTTGCAATAAAGGTAAGTGATAGACACTTTGGGATAGGCGCAGATGGTTTAATTATCATTATGCCTTCAGAAGTAGCTGACTTTAGAATGCGGATGTTTAATGCTGATGGGTCAGAGGGAAAAATGTGTGGCAATGGGACTAGATGTATTGGTAAATATGTTTATGATAATAAGCTCACAGATAAGAAGGTAGTTACGCTAGAAACTTTAGGGGGCATAAAGACTTTGCAATTGCAGGTAGAGGCTGATAAAGTTGTAAGTGCCCTAGTAGACATGGGTGAGGCAATTTTATCAAGTAGCTTAATTCCTGTAGCTTCAGCTTTACCAGAGTTTATAAACCAGCCATTGCTGATTGCCAATACTGAGTACAAGGTAACTTGTGTATCGATGGGGAACCCACATGCGATAGTATATGTGGCTGATGTAGATGCGATTGAAATTGAAAAGGTTGGACCGTTATTTGAAAATAATGCACTGTTTCCAGAAAGAATTAATACGGAATTTGTGCGGGTTATTGATGCTACCAACATTCAAATGCGGGTGTGGGAACGCGGTTCGGGAGAAACTCTTGCGTGTGGGACTGGCGCTTGTGCTAGTGTAGTTGCAAGTGTGTTAAATGGATTTTGTGCTTACGATACACCAGTTCGCGTCCATTTGCGCGGCGGTATTTTGGAAATTACTTATAAAAAAGATGGCCGAGTTTTAATGCAAGGGCCTGCGACTCATGTTTTTGACGGGGAAATATCCCTATAA